The genomic segment CTTGCAGGAATTTGGCGAGCCAATCAGGATGAGCAGGCCAGGCCGGCGCGGTCACCAAATTGCCGTCCACGTGGGCCTTGTCCACTGGAATATCTACATACTTGCCGCCCGCGCAAGTTACATCTGGCCCCACCGCCGGATAAGCGGAGCAGGCTTTCCCCTTAATGACTCCGGCTGCGGCCAGCACCTGTGCGCCGTGGCAGATGGATGCAATGGGCTTGTTTGCTTGTGAAAAGTGCCGCACGATCTTCAGCACTGTCTCGTTCATGCGAATGTATTCCGGTGCGCGCCCACCGGGGATGACCAGCGCGTCGTAGTCTTCGGCCTTGACCTCTGCAAAAGTAGCATTCAGCACAAAGTTGTGACCGGGCTTTTCGCTGTAGGTCTGGTCTCCCTCGAAATCGTGTACCGCGGTGCGCACCTTCTCGCCTGCCTTCTTGTCGGGACAGACTGCATGAACTGTATGCCCCACCATCAAGAGTGCCTGGAAGGGCACCATTACCTCGTAGTCTTCCACGTAATCGCCGACGAGCATCAATATTTTCTTTGCACTCATAGTGAACTCCTTTCTGTTGTCTTGCGTTTTGCGAACTGCCGACGTCTTTGGGCAATTTTCCGGGATGGAGTCAATATAGTAAGGAACTA from the bacterium genome contains:
- a CDS encoding DJ-1/PfpI family protein — protein: MSAKKILMLVGDYVEDYEVMVPFQALLMVGHTVHAVCPDKKAGEKVRTAVHDFEGDQTYSEKPGHNFVLNATFAEVKAEDYDALVIPGGRAPEYIRMNETVLKIVRHFSQANKPIASICHGAQVLAAAGVIKGKACSAYPAVGPDVTCAGGKYVDIPVDKAHVDGNLVTAPAWPAHPDWLAKFLQVLGTKIEP